A genomic region of Xanthomonas campestris pv. phormiicola contains the following coding sequences:
- a CDS encoding ABC transporter substrate-binding protein, protein MTNTLLSAALAAALAVASPAVALAQAAPAAAAQQGSASKVVLDNSTRILTTLEQRRAEFKSNNAALKQFINSEMDKSFDRDYAARLVLGVHGRGASDADVKLFADAMADNLMQRYGTSLLTFEGKPQVRVKSETPLPGGRGAKVSTELLRSGGDPIPVDYLVRNVGGSWKIFDVMVEGVSYVQTFRNQFDTPLRTKSIPQVAADLRNGALQVAPASGSGK, encoded by the coding sequence ATGACCAACACACTGCTTTCCGCCGCTCTCGCCGCCGCCCTGGCCGTCGCCTCCCCCGCCGTCGCGCTGGCCCAGGCCGCGCCTGCCGCCGCCGCCCAGCAGGGGTCGGCCAGCAAGGTCGTGCTCGACAACAGCACCCGCATCCTGACCACGCTGGAACAGCGCCGCGCCGAGTTCAAGAGCAACAACGCCGCGCTCAAGCAGTTCATCAACAGCGAGATGGACAAGTCCTTCGACCGCGACTACGCCGCGCGCCTGGTGCTCGGCGTGCACGGCCGCGGCGCCTCCGACGCCGACGTCAAGCTGTTCGCCGATGCGATGGCCGACAACCTGATGCAGCGCTACGGCACCTCGCTGCTGACCTTCGAAGGCAAGCCGCAGGTGCGGGTGAAGTCGGAAACCCCGTTGCCGGGCGGCCGCGGCGCCAAGGTGTCCACCGAGCTGCTGCGCAGCGGCGGCGACCCGATCCCGGTCGATTACCTGGTGCGCAACGTCGGCGGCAGCTGGAAGATCTTCGACGTGATGGTGGAAGGCGTGTCGTACGTGCAGACCTTCCGCAACCAGTTCGACACGCCGCTGCGCACCAAGTCGATCCCGCAGGTCGCGGCCGATCTGCGCAACGGCGCGCTGCAGGTCGCACCGGCGAGCGGCAGTGGCAAGTGA
- the mlaD gene encoding outer membrane lipid asymmetry maintenance protein MlaD, with protein MAIRGPRLEFAVGAFLLLGLASLLVLALASTNRQWGFGGGRYELTARFSQIGQLRQQAPVKIGGVIIGQVARIELDPAKFDSVVTLAIDDRYKDLPADTSAGILTSGLLGESYVGLQPGGDPDTLKPGQEIAFTQPAVDLIQLVGKYMFGGGSGSGGNAGATPAAASSANTATPSTETEPKP; from the coding sequence ATGGCTATCCGTGGTCCCCGTCTCGAGTTCGCCGTCGGCGCCTTCCTGCTGCTGGGCCTGGCCTCGCTGCTGGTACTGGCACTCGCCTCCACCAACCGCCAGTGGGGCTTCGGCGGCGGGCGCTACGAGCTCACCGCCCGCTTCTCGCAGATCGGCCAGCTGCGCCAGCAGGCGCCGGTGAAGATCGGCGGGGTGATCATCGGCCAGGTGGCCAGGATCGAGCTGGATCCGGCCAAGTTCGACTCGGTGGTGACCCTGGCCATCGACGACCGCTACAAGGACCTGCCGGCGGACACCTCGGCCGGCATCCTGACCAGCGGCCTGCTCGGCGAAAGCTACGTCGGCCTGCAGCCCGGCGGCGATCCGGACACGCTCAAGCCCGGCCAGGAGATCGCCTTCACCCAGCCGGCGGTGGACCTGATCCAGCTGGTCGGCAAGTACATGTTCGGCGGCGGCAGCGGCAGCGGCGGCAACGCCGGCGCAACGCCCGCTGCCGCATCCTCCGCCAACACCGCCACTCCCTCTACGGAAACGGAACCCAAGCCATGA
- a CDS encoding MlaE family lipid ABC transporter permease subunit, translated as MGAVASIRALGRAGLFSITVLRGSLPTRDFLAELVREIYKVGARSLPIIAVGGAFVGLVLTLQGYRTLQTYGASDALSTLLGLSLYRELAPVLTALLFIGRAGSSIAAELGLMRATDQIKALELMAIDPVAKAVAPRFWAAVLTVPLLTGIFCSLAISASYFEAVHVLGLDRGTFWSALSSSVDFWDDFGVAMLKSAVFGGTAALVASYVGFHAEPTIEGTSVATTRAVVNASLLVLMFNFVLSALLFQ; from the coding sequence CGTGCTGCGCGGTTCGCTGCCGACCCGCGATTTCCTGGCCGAACTGGTCCGCGAGATCTACAAGGTCGGCGCGCGCTCGCTGCCGATCATCGCCGTCGGCGGCGCCTTCGTCGGCCTGGTGCTGACCCTGCAGGGCTACCGCACGCTGCAGACCTACGGCGCCTCCGATGCGCTGTCCACGCTGCTGGGGCTGTCGCTGTACCGCGAACTGGCGCCGGTGCTGACCGCGCTGCTGTTCATCGGCCGCGCCGGCAGCTCGATCGCCGCCGAACTGGGGCTGATGCGCGCCACCGACCAGATCAAGGCGCTGGAGCTGATGGCGATCGACCCGGTGGCCAAGGCGGTGGCGCCGCGCTTCTGGGCGGCGGTGCTGACCGTGCCGCTGCTGACCGGCATCTTCTGCTCGCTGGCGATCAGCGCCAGCTACTTCGAAGCGGTGCACGTGCTCGGCCTGGACCGCGGCACGTTCTGGTCGGCGCTGTCGAGCAGCGTGGATTTCTGGGACGACTTCGGCGTGGCGATGCTGAAGTCGGCGGTGTTCGGCGGCACCGCGGCGCTGGTGGCCTCGTATGTGGGCTTCCACGCCGAGCCGACCATCGAGGGCACCTCGGTGGCCACCACCCGCGCGGTGGTGAACGCCTCGCTGCTGGTGCTGATGTTCAATTTCGTCCTGTCGGCGCTGCTGTTCCAGTAG